Below is a window of Komagataella phaffii GS115 chromosome 1, complete sequence DNA.
GTTACTACGGACCCGCCGTGGTTAGGAAGCGCTGACCGACAATCGGAAACATGGTTGCATTATTGTTGACAAGATTCATGCATATGCCTGCATGAAGAAGACATTCTCTTCATTCGTCTAGTCTACTACTGTCTTCTTTCTAGTGtttctgatgattttgTGCTTAAACCTCAAATGCTCTGATAATAGTCACCTTTGAATACTAATTAATCAACATTATCTTGGTTAATGGCTGGATTCGCTCGTCATTCAATCACGTCCTGGTCGTCCCGGTCGGCCTGCTCTTattcttttgttgaagcGACTGTTAATATTATCATGAACCAGTTTTTGATGCCTGAGGAGTGAATCCTTCCGGGCAAAGTACTTGTTGCAGTTACTTTGCTGGCACTGaaacttcttttccttACTGCGAGcaacttcaatttttgttcctGAATGCTGAGAGTAGTAATGACGTTTGAACTCCGCCAGTCTTGGTAAGCCAATGACGGACCATACGCAAGTGTCGTAAGTACACCGATACCGTCGCTCCAGCTGAAATTTGTCAATGTGAGCGGCAAATAGCATTAGATTCGAAAAATACTGCGCACAGTGGGAGCATTTATAGGATCccttttttgtttcaagaagTTTAGACGCAAAAACCGGATTCTTTTTGAGCTGTTCaacaagagaaagagtAGGTTCGCATGACTGACCCAAGTAGGCAATATCACCCGAATATTCGTCAACCTTTCTTTGTGTTGACCCATTAACTGACGTATTGCCTACAGACGATGAAACACTTGAACTTTGCTTTTTAAATATAACTGGTGAGATGGTTTGAGGCAGATGTGGATATGAGAAGCTGGACCCATAGGCTGATTCAGGTAAAGGTTTGGAGTTATCTAAAGGATCCAGGGATGTGTCGTACATTGTACATGTAATGGGCTCATCTGCGATACCCTGGATTATTTCATACTGATAATTGCGATACTGGTGAATCCGAGAGTTTGGGGCATGAACAAAATCTAAAGCGTGCTCGTCTGCAAAAGTGGAAACATCTGGAGGTAGTGAAGCAGGAGGTGAGGTTCTAAGTGATTTCAAGGAAACTGAAGTTGTTCGACATGGTGACTTTTTCCTCACTTCTCCATTCTCATTGTAAACATTTCCAGCTTCGTCTGTGGAATAATCAAATGACATTGGACCTAGAGAAGAATGATTGTGGCTTGTGTGAGAACTTGCGCCAGTTGTATCATTGTTTGTTTCTGTATGTCCAACCAACGTCATTGCATCTGTTCCAAAATCTCCGGTGTCCTCAGAATAAAAAATCGATGGAAAACTAACACCATCTTGCAAAGGGAACAGTTCAATCAATTCTTCTCCTGGAATAGTCGGTATTCCTATCGATCCTCCACCAGCTGCTAAGgcagatgatgaagatgaagacgtGTCCATGACCTCTGTGGCTGTGCCCTTAGTCCTAGGAACTACCTCAAGCAACATGTAATCCATGTCTAATGGAAAATCTGTATCCGTGTTATATATATATAGGATTTGTCTTTCAGCCTTCGAAGAGTCTTGCCGATCATTTGACTTAAGTATAACACCGACCCAAGACGCTTTGCCATTTTGATTGTGACAACCTGCATTCTTCCTACATATGCATGCATCCGACTTGAGACAGTATATTTTGATTGGCGTAATTATAAACTGAGCAGGTGGCCATACTAAATTCAATTCTAACGACGAAACTATTTTATATACCAGCCaatccaaagaaaatgtcaaaaaaatgttactcttctttgaagtgATACTAGAAATGTAGATCTTCCTTACTATAATGCCCACTAACCTAGCGGCCACTTTGTCGGATTCCGTTTTAAGACAAAATTTCGGATAACTTATCCAGTTCTAGATTACTGTACAAGGATGCATATGACTGGAAGTAGCATGCATCAAAATATCTAAATTGGGTGATAACCTCCTCCAATCGAGAAGTGGTTCCTGATTTCGAATGAAACCACGACCTACTAGAATAGTTAGTAAATTCAAGTGGTGCACGATCGTAATGGTAGGCAGCAGATCACCTGATAGTGAGAAAACGAGACGCCTCAATTTGAGGTTCGGATATATGCCAAATTATTGAATGAATAGGACTGATTCAAAGACCACTATGGGATAGCACTGGAATATACAAAAAGAATGCCATTCCCTGGAATCGAACCAAGGTTTCGTCGGCCACAACGACGTGTACTAACCACTATACTAGAATGGCTTATAACCGAATAGAATCTTAATTTACTATAAACAAACATTGTCCAATGGAATTGTAAACTAGATTTTTCCTAATTATGATCGCCAAATGTTGTACGTATTCTCCTCAGTTGCAGTTGCGATGTATTAGCTCCAAGACTCTCGGATCACAACAGTGTTAAGTCTTTCCACACTGTTTTGACTAAGAACCCAATTACAACAAGCCAAGAATGTGATTTTTTCCTATATGAACTCGAAGCCATCCGCGTGGTCTTGTTCTATTTTTGTGCCatgtttccaaaatcatGATAAGACTTTCGAAATTCATTTGTGTTCAGAGTAAcccaagaaagattttgaagcGAGCGGTATGAATTTTCTCCCCTCGACTTAAATTTTTGGTTACTTAATCGAGTGAGAATGCTCTATTGAAACTCAGCATCCTATAGTTAAGATTCTTAAACatg
It encodes the following:
- a CDS encoding Zinc finger protein involved in control of meiosis, translating into MDYMLLEVVPRTKGTATEVMDTSSSSSSALAAGGGSIGIPTIPGEELIELFPLQDGVSFPSIFYSEDTGDFGTDAMTLVGHTETNNDTTGASSHTSHNHSSLGPMSFDYSTDEAGNVYNENGEVRKKSPCRTTSVSLKSLRTSPPASLPPDVSTFADEHALDFVHAPNSRIHQYRNYQYEIIQGIADEPITCTMYDTSLDPLDNSKPLPESAYGSSFSYPHLPQTISPVIFKKQSSSVSSSVGNTSVNGSTQRKVDEYSGDIAYLGQSCEPTLSLVEQLKKNPVFASKLLETKKGSYKCSHCAQYFSNLMLFAAHIDKFQLERRYRCTYDTCVWSVIGLPRLAEFKRHYYSQHSGTKIEVARSKEKKFQCQQSNCNKYFARKDSLLRHQKLVHDNINSRFNKRIRAGRPGRPGRD